The proteins below are encoded in one region of Winogradskyella helgolandensis:
- the purL gene encoding phosphoribosylformylglycinamidine synthase, translating to MIHFFGNQNSKVFAVQATKELSTETISKLTWLFGDQPKIEQASLDAFFVGPRAAMITPWSTNAVEITQNMGVSDIIRIEEFTSTSENFKDFDPMISEKYQSLNQDIFKIDIQPEAILNIENISEYNQQEGLSLSDEEVEYLEGVSKKIGRPLTDSEVFGFSQVNSEHCRHKIFNGTFVIDGEEKETSLFKLIKETSKQNPGTIVSAYKDNVAFIKGPVVEQFAPKRADIPDYYTTKDYESVISLKAETHNFPTTVEPFNGAATGSGGEIRDRLAGGKGSLPLAGTAVYMTSYSRLNDERPWEKAFPERKWLYQTPMDILIKASNGASDFGNKFGQPLICGSVLTFEHQDTNGKIGYDKVIMQAGGIGYGKADQAIKDIPKEGDKIVILGGDNYRIGMGGAAVSSADTGALASGIELNAVQRSNPEMQKRAANAVRGMVESDENFIVSIHDHGAGGHLNCLSELVEDTGGKIDLDKLPVGDPTLSAKEIIGNESQERMGLVIAEKHLETLHKIADRERSPIYDVGEVTGKHRFTFESKTTGAKPMDLALEDMFGSSPKTIMNDITVEKNYGGISYDTNKFYDYLDQVLQLEAVASKDWLTNKVDRCVGGKVAKQQCVGPLQIPLNNVGVMALDFKGKEGIATSIGHSPISGLINPEAGSRNSIAEALTNIIWAPLKDGLKSVSLSANWMWPCKNEGEDARLYEAVKAISEFSIDLGINVPTGKDSLSMKQKYPDGDVISPGTVIISAAGNCNDITKVVEPVFQKGKGSIYYINVSQDTFELGGSSFAQINNKIGNTTPNIKSAAYVKTVFNTIQDLIKDNQIVAGHDVASGGLITTLLELCFADTNLGAELDITSLNEKDAFKVLFAENAGLVFQSENDSIEEELSKANIEFHKLGKVTESDVLGIINGDQVFTMTVSRLRDMWFKTSFLLDQKQTANGLAKDRFDNYKNQALNFTFPSHFTGKLKDALSTNSSRPKAAILREKGSNSEREMANAMYLAGFDVKDVHMTDLISGRETLEDIQFLGAVGGFSNSDVLGSAKGWAGAIKYNEKANKVINDFFKREDTLSVGICNGAQLWMELDLVNPEHETHGKLTYNDSKKHESGFTSVEIQKNNSVMLSSLEGATLGVWISHGEGKFNLPYSEDKYNIVAKYGYAAYPANPNGSDFNTAMLCDKTGRHLATMPHIERSIFQWNWANYPQDRKDEVSPWLEAFVNAKLWLEK from the coding sequence ATGATTCATTTCTTCGGAAACCAAAACAGTAAGGTATTTGCTGTTCAAGCCACAAAAGAATTATCAACAGAAACCATTTCTAAATTGACATGGTTATTTGGCGACCAACCCAAAATAGAACAAGCATCATTAGATGCTTTTTTTGTTGGACCTAGAGCAGCAATGATTACTCCTTGGAGTACAAATGCCGTTGAAATCACTCAGAATATGGGTGTCTCTGATATCATTAGAATTGAGGAATTCACTTCCACCTCCGAAAATTTTAAAGATTTTGATCCCATGATTTCTGAGAAATATCAGAGTTTGAATCAAGATATATTCAAAATCGATATTCAACCTGAAGCCATTCTTAACATTGAAAACATATCAGAATACAACCAGCAAGAAGGCTTATCATTAAGTGATGAAGAAGTAGAATATCTTGAAGGTGTTTCAAAAAAAATAGGACGACCATTAACGGATTCTGAAGTCTTTGGATTTTCACAAGTAAATTCAGAACACTGTCGTCATAAAATATTCAACGGAACTTTTGTAATTGATGGAGAAGAAAAAGAAACCTCTTTATTCAAACTTATCAAAGAAACATCGAAACAAAATCCTGGTACTATTGTTTCTGCCTATAAAGACAATGTAGCCTTTATAAAAGGACCTGTTGTAGAACAATTTGCACCGAAACGCGCAGATATTCCAGATTACTATACGACTAAAGATTACGAATCTGTAATTTCATTAAAAGCTGAAACGCATAATTTCCCAACTACAGTTGAACCCTTTAATGGCGCTGCAACAGGTTCTGGAGGAGAAATAAGAGATAGACTTGCTGGCGGAAAAGGATCTTTACCTTTAGCAGGAACAGCGGTTTACATGACATCCTATTCGAGATTAAACGATGAGCGTCCTTGGGAAAAAGCATTTCCTGAGCGCAAATGGTTGTACCAAACTCCAATGGATATTTTGATTAAAGCGAGTAATGGAGCCTCTGATTTTGGAAACAAATTTGGACAGCCTTTAATTTGCGGATCTGTTTTAACTTTTGAGCATCAAGATACAAACGGTAAAATTGGTTACGATAAAGTCATTATGCAAGCTGGTGGTATTGGCTACGGAAAAGCAGACCAAGCTATAAAAGATATTCCAAAAGAAGGAGATAAAATCGTCATCCTCGGTGGTGATAATTATAGAATCGGTATGGGAGGAGCTGCAGTGTCTTCTGCTGATACAGGAGCTTTGGCTTCTGGCATCGAATTAAATGCCGTTCAACGTTCTAATCCCGAAATGCAAAAACGTGCTGCAAATGCGGTTCGTGGCATGGTAGAAAGCGATGAGAATTTTATTGTCTCTATTCACGATCATGGTGCAGGTGGACATTTAAATTGTTTATCTGAACTCGTTGAAGATACCGGTGGAAAAATTGATTTAGACAAATTACCCGTTGGTGATCCTACATTGTCTGCCAAAGAAATTATTGGTAACGAATCTCAAGAACGAATGGGATTAGTGATTGCTGAGAAACATTTAGAAACACTTCATAAAATAGCAGACAGAGAACGTTCACCAATTTATGATGTTGGTGAAGTTACAGGAAAACACCGCTTTACTTTTGAATCTAAAACGACTGGTGCAAAGCCAATGGATTTAGCATTAGAAGATATGTTTGGAAGCTCTCCAAAAACCATAATGAACGATATTACGGTTGAAAAAAATTATGGAGGTATATCTTATGACACCAATAAATTTTACGATTACTTAGACCAAGTATTACAACTAGAAGCTGTAGCCTCTAAAGATTGGTTAACAAATAAAGTAGACCGTTGTGTTGGTGGTAAAGTAGCCAAACAACAATGTGTTGGTCCTTTGCAAATCCCTTTAAATAATGTTGGTGTTATGGCACTCGATTTTAAAGGTAAGGAAGGGATAGCAACATCGATTGGGCACTCTCCTATTTCTGGATTAATTAATCCAGAAGCTGGAAGTCGTAATTCTATTGCAGAAGCGTTAACTAACATTATTTGGGCACCTCTAAAAGATGGACTTAAAAGTGTATCATTATCGGCAAACTGGATGTGGCCTTGTAAAAACGAAGGTGAAGATGCCCGTTTGTATGAAGCTGTGAAAGCAATTTCAGAATTTTCAATCGATTTGGGCATCAATGTTCCAACAGGAAAGGATTCACTTTCCATGAAGCAAAAATATCCTGATGGTGATGTGATCTCTCCTGGAACCGTAATTATTTCTGCTGCGGGAAATTGTAATGATATTACGAAAGTTGTGGAGCCTGTTTTTCAAAAAGGAAAAGGATCTATATATTATATTAATGTATCACAAGACACGTTTGAATTAGGAGGAAGTTCATTCGCGCAAATCAATAATAAAATAGGAAACACCACTCCTAATATTAAAAGTGCGGCTTACGTAAAAACGGTATTTAATACCATTCAAGATTTAATAAAAGACAATCAAATTGTTGCGGGCCACGATGTGGCTTCAGGTGGATTGATTACAACCTTATTAGAATTGTGTTTTGCAGATACTAATTTAGGAGCTGAATTAGATATCACTAGCTTAAACGAAAAAGATGCATTTAAAGTTTTATTTGCTGAAAACGCAGGACTAGTTTTTCAGTCTGAAAATGATTCAATTGAAGAAGAATTATCTAAAGCTAATATTGAATTTCATAAATTAGGAAAAGTTACTGAAAGTGATGTTTTAGGGATTATCAATGGAGATCAAGTTTTTACCATGACAGTTTCGAGATTAAGAGATATGTGGTTTAAAACCTCTTTCCTACTCGATCAAAAGCAAACGGCTAACGGTTTAGCGAAAGACCGATTTGATAATTATAAAAATCAAGCATTAAACTTTACGTTCCCAAGTCATTTTACAGGAAAACTAAAAGATGCTCTTAGTACAAACAGCTCACGTCCAAAAGCGGCCATTCTTAGAGAAAAAGGTTCAAATTCTGAACGCGAAATGGCAAATGCGATGTATTTAGCTGGTTTTGATGTGAAGGATGTTCATATGACCGATTTAATTTCGGGTAGAGAAACACTTGAAGATATTCAATTTTTAGGTGCTGTTGGTGGTTTTAGTAATTCTGATGTGCTAGGTTCAGCCAAAGGTTGGGCCGGAGCCATTAAATACAACGAGAAAGCGAACAAAGTGATTAACGATTTCTTTAAAAGAGAAGACACACTTTCTGTTGGTATTTGTAATGGAGCACAACTTTGGATGGAATTAGATTTAGTCAATCCAGAGCACGAGACACATGGCAAACTAACCTATAACGATTCTAAAAAACACGAAAGTGGTTTTACATCTGTTGAAATTCAAAAAAACAATTCAGTAATGCTATCTTCCTTAGAAGGAGCTACTCTTGGAGTTTGGATTTCTCATGGAGAAGGAAAATTTAATTTACCTTATTCTGAAGACAAATACAATATTGTAGCTAAATATGGCTATGCAGCGTATCCTGCAAACCCAAATGGTTCGGATTTTAATACGGCGATGCTTTGTGATAAAACAGGACGACATTTAGCAACCATGCCACATATTGAACGTTCTATTTTCCAATGGAACTGGGCGAATTATCCACAGGACAGAAAAGACGAAGTATCTCCTTGGTTGGAAGCATTTGTAAATGCTAAACTTTGGTTGGAAAAATAA
- a CDS encoding chondroitinase-B domain-containing protein gives MKTFYNLKSRTFYVLTIALFSTISAISQTTYNIPNLDDIDELEDLFETLEAGDTVILADGIYDDDDRIKFSPTAGTAAMPITFRAETPGGVRFTGGMQLSIGGDHVVVDGFYWDGGYGSSVVIEFRDGENYANYSTLQNCAMDGLAVESPSAGTSTKHNWVMLYGTYNTVINCSFMNKGSSGNMILVELAYNAYPPVGDDEPEINTSCDIVGHTISNNYFYKYAKIDAELSNAGDSETIRIGTSSYQNVDSSVMVSNNYFVEADGENEIITNKSKNNSYINNTFRRSRGSLVLRHGSNATVEGNYFLGENVDGTGGIRIVDSEHTITNNYIQDCITVVDQAKWNNGITFLGGSSNNSVPCTSDNTSSDYQKVENINVSNNTLINTNAPLYYNTDKGSTDPTGTVSNNLIYFTAGNQNITDIITGDTESSYSNLGTTLDYTGNVYTGSTLGATNTGFSEETGIVATADGEIFTFSGPGSESKGADMGVYEPTTDTMVGHGIGACFLNNLGASITDGDCTIEIPESLTITGLSALEPDAGSYDISVNANVSWSAVSNDAWISIDPNSGTGDAIVSVTVTDNVDTSARTGSVTFTQTSGENVIIRQLSVTQNGADLTDLYDLINTGVEGEDPVTVHSFSQQEVDLNADPPKTNYAYNTLDKDTGTQWTASDGSILAGDFKGDGEYIIYDLDDEYELDLIQIATDDKADPYGIQFWVSTTGTEPSDFTMVLPTTADDLLITTTTGTRDDFDQYEVSVNARYVKLVSYGRFNTAGDSRASAWSNITEVEFFGSQVLSVSDADFQNNVSIYPNPTKSNLTIKVLNETEIEFVKVFSIDGRLIMNRETNFINSEFSMDVSTIPSGTYILKLGSLNGANISRFIIITD, from the coding sequence ATGAAAACTTTTTACAATTTGAAGTCTCGGACTTTTTATGTGTTAACGATTGCATTATTCTCTACAATTAGTGCGATTTCCCAAACAACCTATAATATCCCCAATTTGGATGATATCGATGAACTTGAAGATTTATTTGAAACACTTGAGGCAGGAGATACTGTTATTCTAGCGGATGGAATTTATGATGACGATGATAGAATTAAGTTTTCACCTACTGCAGGTACTGCAGCTATGCCTATAACATTTAGAGCAGAAACTCCTGGTGGAGTTAGATTTACTGGAGGTATGCAATTGAGTATTGGAGGAGATCATGTTGTTGTTGATGGTTTTTATTGGGATGGCGGTTATGGATCTAGCGTTGTCATTGAATTTAGAGATGGAGAAAATTATGCCAATTATAGTACCCTTCAAAATTGTGCAATGGATGGTTTAGCCGTTGAAAGTCCATCTGCAGGAACAAGTACGAAACATAACTGGGTTATGTTATATGGTACCTATAACACGGTAATTAACTGTTCATTTATGAATAAGGGAAGTTCTGGAAATATGATTTTGGTTGAACTTGCTTATAATGCTTATCCGCCTGTAGGTGATGATGAGCCAGAAATAAACACGAGTTGTGATATCGTGGGTCATACTATTAGTAATAATTATTTTTATAAATATGCTAAAATTGATGCAGAATTATCTAATGCAGGAGATAGTGAAACGATACGTATTGGTACAAGTTCTTATCAGAATGTAGATAGTAGTGTAATGGTAAGCAACAATTATTTTGTTGAAGCTGATGGTGAAAACGAAATTATAACAAATAAAAGTAAAAACAATTCCTATATTAATAATACGTTTAGAAGAAGTAGAGGGTCTTTAGTGCTTAGACACGGATCCAACGCCACAGTTGAAGGTAATTATTTTTTAGGTGAAAATGTAGATGGAACTGGAGGTATTAGAATTGTGGATAGTGAGCATACTATTACAAATAATTATATTCAAGATTGTATCACAGTGGTTGATCAAGCTAAATGGAACAATGGTATTACATTTTTAGGTGGAAGCTCAAATAACTCAGTGCCTTGTACTTCTGACAATACTTCAAGTGATTATCAAAAGGTTGAAAATATTAATGTATCCAATAATACACTAATAAATACGAATGCACCTTTATATTATAATACAGATAAAGGATCAACCGATCCAACAGGTACAGTTTCGAATAACCTAATTTATTTTACAGCTGGTAATCAAAATATTACAGATATTATAACAGGTGATACTGAAAGTTCATATTCAAATCTTGGTACAACTTTAGATTATACAGGAAATGTATATACAGGATCTACTTTAGGTGCAACTAATACAGGTTTTTCTGAGGAAACAGGAATTGTAGCTACAGCTGATGGCGAAATTTTCACATTTTCAGGTCCTGGTTCTGAAAGTAAAGGTGCTGATATGGGCGTGTATGAACCTACTACAGACACTATGGTAGGCCATGGCATTGGAGCTTGTTTCTTAAATAATTTAGGGGCAAGTATAACTGATGGTGATTGTACTATTGAAATACCTGAATCATTAACGATAACCGGTTTGTCTGCTCTTGAGCCAGATGCTGGTAGTTACGATATTTCAGTAAATGCAAATGTAAGTTGGTCCGCTGTTTCTAATGATGCTTGGATTTCCATTGATCCAAATTCTGGTACTGGTGATGCAATTGTTTCGGTAACGGTAACTGATAATGTTGATACAAGTGCTAGAACCGGTTCTGTGACGTTTACACAAACTTCAGGTGAAAATGTTATTATAAGACAATTAAGTGTCACTCAAAATGGGGCAGATTTAACCGATTTGTACGACCTTATTAATACAGGTGTAGAAGGTGAAGATCCTGTTACAGTACATTCTTTCTCACAGCAAGAAGTAGATCTTAATGCAGACCCTCCCAAAACAAATTATGCATATAATACTTTAGATAAGGATACTGGGACGCAATGGACCGCATCAGATGGTTCTATTCTTGCAGGTGATTTTAAAGGTGATGGTGAATATATTATTTATGATTTAGATGATGAATATGAACTGGATTTAATACAAATTGCTACAGATGATAAGGCAGATCCTTATGGTATACAATTTTGGGTGTCTACTACAGGAACAGAGCCTTCAGATTTCACCATGGTTTTACCAACTACGGCAGATGATTTATTAATTACTACAACGACAGGTACAAGAGATGATTTTGACCAGTATGAAGTTTCAGTTAATGCACGTTATGTAAAATTAGTAAGTTACGGAAGATTTAATACTGCAGGTGATAGTAGAGCAAGTGCTTGGTCTAATATTACTGAAGTAGAGTTTTTTGGTTCTCAAGTTTTATCTGTAAGTGATGCTGATTTTCAAAATAACGTTTCTATTTACCCTAATCCTACTAAAAGCAATTTAACGATTAAGGTTTTAAATGAAACCGAAATTGAATTCGTAAAAGTATTTAGTATAGATGGTAGATTAATTATGAATAGAGAAACGAATTTTATAAACTCTGAATTCTCAATGGACGTTTCTACTATACCAAGCGGAACCTATATTCTTAAATTAGGAAGTTTAAATGGTGCGAATATTTCAAGATTTATTATAATAACTGATTAA